From the genome of Desulfurella amilsii:
TTACTATTATAAAATCAAGCAGTATCCTATTAAGCTTTTTCATATAAATAAAAGTAAATCTGATGAAGTATTAAAGATATGGGATTAGATTTCATTAAGCCAAGTTTCTTTTGATACAGTTTGGTAAGCTTCTGTTGCGGATCTTTTTTTTGCTAATCTATCTGCAAGTCTGTTTTGTTCTCGTGGTATCCAAGAAAAGGTAAATTCTGCTATATTAGATTTAGGCTTTGTTTTTTTAGTTTTAATGTAGCCGATTGAATTACAGATTGCTATTATTTTTTTTCTAATTTCATCTAAAATATGGTCTTTGGTTTGCCATTCGCCATTAATTTGCTTAACTATCAACTGCGAATCGCTTTTAAAAATAAAGCGGTTTGCAATAATATTGTTTTTTTGAATGTATTCTAGCGCTTTTAAAACAGCTTGATACTCTGCTAAATTGTTTGTGCCGAAACCAATATATTCTGAATATCTAAAAACCGTATTGTCATCAAACTGTATTACAAATGCAATTCCCATTGAGCCCGGATTGTCAATACAAGACCCGTCTGTATTAACTACCACAAAATCGTATTTCATTATTCTATCTTTTTTTGACGACAAACATCAATAATATAAGCAAAACTTAATCCTATAACACCGAATAACAGCAATCCAAAAATAACATCGGAAACAGTTTCTAAAATTTGCATCATATTTATATTATAGCACTTAAATTAAAAAAGTCAAATAAAGTTATAAAACCTAGTAAAAATAATGTTTAAATTTTAAAATATGCTTATTATAAAAAACAAATAACCTGATTTTTAAGGCAAGAAAAATTTTTCTCTCACTCCAAACTATGTAAAATAACTCAACTGCGGTTATTTTTCGGTCTAATGACTTTTCAACTCCATAATATGTAACTTAAACTAACTTAAACCCCTTGCTACCACGCAACTGGCACCTCTATTTTAACTCCACATTTTGTAACTTAAGTTTGGTTTGCATTAAATATGGCTCTGTGGCCATCAAAATTTTAACTCCACATTCTGTAACTTAAACAATGCAAATCATTCAGGAAAAATTTTACC
Proteins encoded in this window:
- a CDS encoding ribonuclease HI family protein; protein product: MKYDFVVVNTDGSCIDNPGSMGIAFVIQFDDNTVFRYSEYIGFGTNNLAEYQAVLKALEYIQKNNIIANRFIFKSDSQLIVKQINGEWQTKDHILDEIRKKIIAICNSIGYIKTKKTKPKSNIAEFTFSWIPREQNRLADRLAKKRSATEAYQTVSKETWLNEI